From one Trifolium pratense cultivar HEN17-A07 linkage group LG1, ARS_RC_1.1, whole genome shotgun sequence genomic stretch:
- the LOC123903145 gene encoding GRF1-interacting factor 1-like: protein MQQHLMQMQPMMAAYYPNNVTTDHIQQYLDENKSLILKIVESQNSGKLTECAENQSRLQRNLMYLAAIADSQPQPPTMPGQYPSSGMMQQGGHYMQAQQAQQMSQQQLMAARSSLLYAQQLQQQQALQSQLGMNSSGSQGLHMLHSDGTNVGGNSSLGTGGGFHDFGRSSTGDGLNGKQDIGNTADGRGGSSSGHSGDGGETLYLKSSGDGN from the exons atgcAACAGCACCTGATGCAGATGCAGCCTATGATGGCAGCTTACTATCCCAACAACGTCACCACTGATCATATTCAACAG TATCTGGATGAGAACAAGTCCTTAATTCTGAAGATTGTTGAAAGCCAGAACTCTGGCAAGCTCACTGAGTGTGCAGA AAACCAATCAAGGCTGCAGAGAAATCTCATGTACCTAGCTGCAATAGCTGATTCTCAACCTCAACCACCAACCATGCCTGGTCAG TATCCTTCAAGTGGAATGATGCAGCAGGGAGGACACTACATGCAAGCTCAACAAGCTCAACAGATGTCACAACAACAACTAATGGCTGCACGTTCCTCGCTTTTGTATGCTCAACAGCTTCAGCAGCAACAAGCTTTGCAAAGCCAACTTGGTATGAATTCCAGTGGAAGTCAAGGTCTTCACATGTTGCATAGTGATGGCACTAATGTTGGAGGGAATTCATCTTTAGGTACTGGAGGAGGTTTTCACGATTTCGGTCGCAGCTCGACAGGTGATGGTTTAAATGGTAAGCAAGACATTGGAAACACTGCTGATGGCCGTGGTGGAAGCTCTAGTGGTCACTCTGGTGATGGCGGCGAAACCCTTTACCTGAAATCTTCTGGTGATGGAAATTAA